A single Brassica rapa cultivar Chiifu-401-42 chromosome A04, CAAS_Brap_v3.01, whole genome shotgun sequence DNA region contains:
- the ARF18-2 gene encoding auxin response factor 18: MANVDGDDLRTSLSRSYNDELYTELWKACAGPLVEVPLAGEKVFYFPQGHMEQLVASTNQGIESEEIPDFKLPPKILCRVLSVMLKAEHDTDEVYAQITLKPEEDQSELTSLDPPLVEPTKQMFHSFVKILTASDTSTHGGFSVLRKHATECLPALDMGQATPTQELVTRDLHGFEWRFKHIFRGQPRRHLLTTGWSTFVSSKRLVAGDAFVFLRGENGDLRVGVRRLARHQSTMPTSVISSQSMHLGVLATASHAVVTKTIFLVFYKPRISQFIVGVNKYMEAMKHGFSLGTRFRMRFEGEESPERMFTGTIVGIGDLSSQWPASTWRSLQVQWDEPTTFQRPDRVSPWEIEPFLSSPPVSTPAQQSQPKCKRSRPVESSVLTPAPPSFLYGFPQSQETPSPPPPSASSCYRLFGFDLTSNPPAPIPPDKCQEPITPSAANEPKKQQKQRTRTKVIMQGVAVGRAVDLTLLKSYNELIKELEEMFEIKGQLLTREKWVVVFTDDEGDMMLAGDDPWNEFCKMAKKIFIYSSDEVKKMTTMLKSSSSLENDESMD, translated from the exons GGTCTTATAACGATGAGCTATACACAGAGCTATGGAAAGCTTGTGCAGGTCCATTGGTGGAGGTTCCTCTTGCTGGAGAGAAAGTTTTCTACTTCCCTCAGGGTCACATGGAACAA ctTGTGGCTTCAACTAATCAGGGAATTGAATCAGAGGAGATACCTGATTTCAAACTTCCTCCAAAGATACTTTGTCGAGTTCTCAGTGTCATGTTAAAG GCTGAGCATGACACAGATGAAGTTTACGCTCAGATCACATTAAAACCAGAGGAAGAT cAAAGTGAACTTACAAGTCTTGATCCACCCCTTGTTGAACCAACAAAACAAATGTTCCACTCGTTTGTAAAGATTCTAACGGCGTCAGATACAAGCACTCATGGTGGATTCTCTGTTCTTCGTAAACACGCCACTGAATGCTTGCCTGCCTTG GACATGGGACAAGCTACTCCTACTCAAGAGCTTGTGACTAGAGATCTTCATGGGTTTGAATGGAGGTTTAAGCATATATTCCGAG GACAACCTAGGAGGCATTTGCTTACAACGGGTTGGAGTACATTTGTATCCTCCAAAAGACTTGTAGCTGGAGATGCCTTTGTGTTCTTGAG GGGTGAGAATGGGGATTTGAGAGTTGGAGTGAGGCGTTTAGCTAGGCATCAGAGCACAATGCCTACTTCGGTTATCTCAAGTCAGAGCATGCATTTGGGAGTCCTTGCTACAGCTTCTCATGCTGTTGTTACCAAAACTATATTCCTTGTGTTTTACAAGCCTAG GATAAGCCAGTTCATAGTGGGAGTGAACAAGTATATGGAAGCTATGAAGCATGGATTCTCTCTTGGTACCAGATTCAGAATGAGATTTGAAGGAGAAGAGTCTCCTGAAAGAAT GTTTACTGGTACTATTGTGGGAATTGGAGATCTATCTTCACAATGGCCAGCTTCTACATGGAGATCATTGCAGGTCCAATGGGATGAGCCAACAACATTTCAGAGACCAGACAGAGTCTCACCATGGGAGATTGAGCCTTTCTTGTCATCTCCCCCAGTTTCAACACCTGCTCAGCAATCACAACCCAAATGCAAGCGGTCAAGACCTGTAGAATCATCTGTTTTGACTCCAGCTCCGCCTTCTTTCTTGTATGGCTTCCCTCAGAGCCAAGAgactccttctcctcctcctccctctGCGAGTAGTTGCTATAGGTTGTTTGGATTCGATCTCACAAGCAACCCTCCTGCTCCAATTCCTCCAGACAAGTGTCAAGAACCCATCACTCCAAGCGCAGCTAATGAGCCTAAGAAGCAACAAAAACAAAGGACAAGAACCAAAGTAATCATGCAAGGGGTGGCTGTTGGTCGTGCAGTTGATTTAACGCTGTTGAAATCGTATAATGAACTGATTAAGGAGCTTGAGGAGATGTTTGAGATCAAAGGACAGCTTCTTACTCGAGAGAAATGGGTCGTTGTCTTCACAGATGATGAAGGTGACATGATGCTTGCTGGAGATGATCCATGGAA TGAGTTTTGCAAGATGGCTAagaagatatttatatattcgagCGATGAGGTTAAGAAGATGACAACGATGTTGAAGAGCTCTTCGTCGTTAGAGAATGATGAAAGTATGGATTAA